From the Gossypium hirsutum isolate 1008001.06 chromosome A02, Gossypium_hirsutum_v2.1, whole genome shotgun sequence genome, the window ttgtGGAGGTTTTCGtcaaaaaatttaaagatttataatCGAATTGAAGGATTTATCAAAACGTGATATCTTCTAGAATTGAAAGGTCCTAATTGACAGGAGATGAGATACTTAACAATCTTGATAAAGATTCAACGGTCTAATGACTCAGATTTCATCAATTTGGAGAAGAACAGTTGATGAAGACTTGattgaatttttcaaaaattttaaaagtatttttcagCAAAGCTTAAGGGCTTACCAGAGTTTTGAACTAGAGAATTTTAAGAGAAAGCTAAGGTATAAAGAGAGAGAGTTAGggttttaatttgataaaataacaaTTAGCGAATTTTAGTTAAATTGGAAAAGGACTTAAAGAGTTGAGTTGGAGAAGGGTTTGAGGGCTTATAGGCAAATAGCCCATTGgtctaaaaattatcaaaaataagagAGAGTGGCATGGATGGAACCTTGGATTATCAAGGGAAAATTGGAACAACCTTAACCATTGGCTAATGCCCACATTCATTCTCAAAACAcacacaaataaatatataaaccaCGATACCTAGGTTCTATATgtgtagaaaaataaaaagatgaaatcaaATTTATAAGATTTGAACCTAAATTCTCATAATTTTCTAATAAGCTTCTAACCAATAATGCTatgtttcaatttttaataactttaagaATTATAACCCCTAATTTTTGGGacgttacaactctcccttccTACTAGTTTACTAATTACTTAATCATATAATCCATTATTCAACTTCGATTATGCTTCCACTACgctagtcttttttttttttacaacctCTATAATTATAAATACACAATATCGTTATAACAAAATTATTTTGAAGATAAACTCATATTAAAATGCCTGATTCAAATACTTGACTAACTAAGCTACTGATATAAATTAAAAGAGAATGAAGTAAGAAAGATATAAATccttaagaaaataataattcagtatccatattttctttattttaattctaaacaggatatatatatatataagttatgcgTCTAAACAGCTAACGTTTTCATTAATCTAGTGGAGAGAAACATCAGACGGGAAATCGTGTGGATATTTATTGACAGTTTGTCTGAGTAGTTTCTCTTGCTCGACAAGGTTAGATGGAGGAAGATCGTAAACATCCGTGAACAACTCCGTAAGCGGTGGTTTCTCCGTTCCCTCCGCCACTTGAATCGCTTTCAATAGCTGCATTGAAAAAATTGCTCGAATTATTTACATTTGCATGCACCATTTTCTTctcaacatatatgtatatacttgcCTGTTTCTTTATGCTACTTCGGAGATCAGCTTCATCTCTTTCACTCCACCAACCATTGAGTTCAACCCATTTTCTAAATCTATTTACCGGGTCTCGACCCGTTTTCCAGTGCTCGATTTCACTGAGAGAACGATATTTGGTGGAATCGTCGGATGTGGAATGGTGTCCAACTCTATATGCAAGAGACTGCAAcagttattaaaaatttattatttgatacaTCGACGGACATTCATTTAACCAGATATGAAGTTACCTCAACTAGGACCGGTCGTTGCTCATTTATAGCCATATTACGAGCCGCACGAATGGCGCTATAAACAGCAAGTGCATCAGTACCGTCGACTCGAATGCTTGGGATTCCATAAGCTTGGCCCTTAACAACAACACCGTCGCCTGCCAAAACAGGACCGATTTCGTTCCGTCAAGTCTACGGTTCAAGTTGTGTTTAAGTTAAAACAATTGATGGAAACGTACTTCGAAATTGATCTGATGTTGGTGTACTAATGGCCCAGCCATTGTTGCGACAAACAAAAATAACCGGGGCTTCCATAACTGCTGCAAAGTTCAAACCAGCATGAAAATCTCCCTGAAGAAAAAAGGGCAGTTCATAATTAATAACAATTgtgagaaaataataaataaccaACAAGATCAAGCCTTAAAACCTCGCTGGTACCGCCATCACCGATAAAGGCGACAACGCAAGCGTCTTTCTTATCCATCTTAAGAGAGTACGCCATGCCTGCAGCTTGAGGAAGCTGAGTTCTGTCAACCACAAATCCAACCAAACACTCAGACATGAAAACCAATGGTGGAAATTTCATTGTATTGATTCGTAGTTCGAAAACCGAGCAATCTTACGCAATCGGGGATGAAACAGTGACGAAGTTGTGCTTGCTTGAGCCGTAATGAACCGGCATCTGCCTACCTTTCCCACCATCATCCTTGTTCCCAAAGCATTGGTTGACAATTTCTTGCAATGTGAAACCACGCCACAAAAGAACTCCTTGTTCCCGATACTGAGGCAAGATAATATCATCTTTGGTAAGTGCAGCAGCGGATGATATGGTAGCCGCTTCTTCGCCAAATGATGTCATATAGAACGATATTCGCCCTTGCCTTTGTGCTTCATATAAGAAAGTATCCATAATTTGCAGACAAACCATGTCTCTGTACATTTTCACTGCCAAttctttgttaacctatccattTCATTTTcacatcaatttaataaatattgaatttgTCAGAAATCTTGAACGCAATTATAATAAGTGTACTAAACATATCGTGTTAATTGGGTTAATTGGGTTTACCTTTTCAAAATCACTACCATCTTTGATTAGCTCTCCATCATCACCAAGAACTCGATAGCAAGGTATTCTTTTATCATAAGACCCTGAAATGAACTTCATTTCTGAAGTACATGCAACTTTTCCTCCTGGAAAATCTAAATCCTGCCCAAGTTTAAGATAACAAGAATTGCTTAAAGTAAatgtaactatatatatatttaaaaaaactctTAAACAACAATTCAATAGCAAATTTTGGGATTAAGTTTTGTAAAActtactaaattttaaaaaattttaggagtttaattagaaatttttgaaataaattaggggcttgattaaaaaattttttagattaattaaaattttcaaaaatgaaaaaatataataaaaattttcaaaaattttgaggcttagttaaaaatatttaaaattttcaaaaaaaaaatcaatatttttcaaaattttgggggCGAGTCCCCGTAAGGATTTGCCTCTATGTgtaaggcattaccaaacttttgCAATTCATGGAGTGTtggaactttttttttaattaactaccATCTTATTTGGATTGAAACAATTATCGAAAAAGTAAATTTCTGTTTTAAAggtattatttcatatatttttcataataaataaaaacGTAATTTATTAAGTTCTATTGAGTTGGTAAATTTTAATATACGTGTAACCTTACATTTATAAATCTAgattaaagttatttataagTTAAGTTGAACTAGATTCGTGTTTATCACGTGCAATATATTAATGCTATTTATAGTTGTCTAAGTCTAGGTCGGTCcaaaataagtatattaaattttgtcaaaatttgttaatatttaaaaatattaatttaaacatatttaaactttcttatattatttttattttaacatatataattatttttatttaatagttagtaatgatatttttttctttattaaactAAATAATCACAACTTAACatatcttttaatatttacattatagtataatatatttaattttcttatgatataaattacataatatataaaataaaaaatatataatatatatcataaacttaaAAGATGACAAGACCAAGGGCTTTGAATAATAAATCTTAAGTTTGACTCATATTTTAATTaagtctatttttttaaattaattttttatgttttaaaaaaaatattttttataccttatcaattttgaatgaattttgaGTTGATCGAATAAATAATGCATAATCGAATCTAatctaaattatataaatttacatTGATGTGGCATTCTCAATCACATagatttatataaaaacatatacttTTCTTGGTTTCTCCCCCATTTTCTAGTAAAACCTTGGTCTCTCTACTCTCTGCATTAAAAATTACCAAAACCATAGATTATCCAAATCCAAAATTTAATGGTTATCTATAGTTTCAACATCAACCGCCACCATTGAGCACGGCTTGACGGCGTCCGATCAACTCCAAAAATCAACATAATGCTCACCTCTTCTTCCCGCTCATCGTAATTGATTTATCAAAACCTTATTATGAAAACTTCAATTTTTCCGCCCTGACACTTCACCACCACACAGTATTACTAAATCTGCATATCCAACTCTGGTCTTGGATATAGATGAACTCACTCACCCAATACTCAAGTCCAGATGGATGGATATAGTTTACAGGTTGAGAAGGCTGTGACTGTAGGGGAGGTCTGCATGCAGATGCAGCCCCTAATTCTAATCCTAATCCTAAACTAGGGTGGGCTCACAAGGAGGGTTTTGTTCCCAGATATGTAGAGAGGAAAATGTCCTACAAAAGAAATTCTCTTGCGTGGTGGAAGTGATAATGTCTCCAAACTGCATAATTGCGAATCAAGAAGGGATGATGTTGGTTTTAATACGAAAAATTCCAAAAAGTGACATGGCTTGGATCCGTTATTATGCAGTTTGGTCCATTTTTAGCCTATGGTGTAGGGTAGCTACTAATTTGGCCATACCTGCTGTTTCTAGCTCCAATCTGGTTCATTCTTTCTGACTGATTTATTAGTGTGGAGACGCTACTATACACTACCCCTTTCTTTTGGTGTATCTaaaaatctatatatattattatttaatctcTTGGTTAAGTCATCGGGTACTAATTcggttaataaaattataaaaaatattctttcgtaattaaaataattaaattatattttttgagaatattttattttttattttaaaaaattaataaaaatatacatatgttgggatttgaacccacatcatcaattgtattaattaaattttaatttaccactcaattaaagttttattttgatattttttatacattttaattttattatgcacactttattacctccatcaattgtatatctatacttactattatttaagctcTTGACTGAGTTGATGTCACGAgtcatattaataatatatttgactgAATTGGTGTTACAAGTTAACTCTATCGGCTCAAGATTGATGACAATACAACgataaacaatttaatctaattttttcattttaatatcctACATATTTTATGCGTTGTTATTATTGATTGATTTCTtcaaatcatatattttattatttattatatcttaTTTTGAAACACAAATCCATATTCTAAATGTATAGTTTTCATATACTCGtgtgatatataatttttagtattaattaattacttttcATCCACTAAACaggtaacaattttttttatattttatagttattttatttgattaaaaatattttttaaataataatttttaaaaaatagtaaaagaataAAGAAGTTTTTCTAATTGAATGGTTTTACTAAATGAGgttatttttagactttttttttaaagaaaaataagttttgatttgaatttttttactcgattgaATCATGACATTAAATTcacattaaatttaatcaaaaattttatataaagttaTAGATATAGACTAAGgaattctaaaaaattaagttAGCATCAAATtcaacttttaatatatatatatataatgtttatgTTGGATTTTAACCAGGCCGGCTTTGAGGACTGTTTTGAGGTATAGCCCCCTAGGGTCCAAAGACAAAAGGagatcaaaaaaatatttatttcattaataaaaaaatagctcaaaagataaaaatatctttaaaataatatttattttaaataaaaagattcttaaatattatttgttgTTTGGTATAAATAATAGGTTTTTAGTAGGGTAATTATCCTGACCAATATTAATGGAGTAAAAAACTCAACATATAGATCTAAGCTAATGTcaaatgttttttaattattattttattatactctAAAAATAAATGACATCAATCTAGACAGAATTTTTTTACTCCagtaacaatatataaaataattatctttTGATAAGTTCACAATTAAATTGAGGTTGGATTAATTCATCATATAGTTAagtaaaattcttaaataataataatatgaatagatattttttttcttacttgaatataaaatttgtattttttgacACATTAAAATCGAAAATTATGGTTTATTGTGATAACCATCACGCCATATCCACTTATAATTAGTTTTTTGTATATTTGAATCCTTATACttttttgtatatttaaaatttaatccttatacttttaaaTCCTTATACTTTTTGTATATTCATGTTTTAAAAGTCAAGTTCAGTTGTTAACTCTGTCCAATTTTCGTAATAAGTTCacttatatgatattttaaaataaaaaagatactcAATTAATTGTCATGTATAACATTACACATTAGACCAAAATTCTTGCGTAATTTTgagttttgtcttttttttattaattttaaaataaaaaatagagaagGATTTTTCGAAAAACATTGATGTTGATGTTATCATTAATGATTTTGCATCTCAAAATGTTTGTAGAACccatttttatgatattttgtatttttatagttGATGACATAAGAGtagattaaatgaaaattttttttgttagaaaaatatataattcccttaatgtcataaaacatattattttaatgaaattacttgtatatcatattattttatcatattacattttataaacttttaaaaggatccgatttattatttaacttaagGCCCAAACATATCAACAACGATCCTGATTTTAACATCAACATTTTGTCACTATCATTGAAAAGGATATAAGTAGAGGTAGTTGACGTAGCTGAAAGTATAATGCCAATTTTTAGAAaagcttaaaaaatatattattttatctattctttattaattttatattttaatgtctattatctaatgttatatatttaatttttaatgtataaattacattataaaaaattaagattaaaatatgctataagttatcgtactttttataaatttagggtttagtcgtacttttatttttaatattttagtctctttacttttcaAATCTAAATATttaggtccaattgttaacactaataaaattattttattaaattctgtttcattacaacattatttttttagttacattgttATCATATGagtgtttcttttattttaaaatgttacaccTAGGGGCGAAGGTAGAAATGGTTTTTAGGGGGAGccgagattaaattttaatttttaagatagtgaaaatgcaatttcaccatttgaatagcttatatctttataattttttaaaggattaaatcaaaattttataatttttagggagccaaagtgtaattttacctttactaatttaaaattttaaaaaatttaaagaacctAAAtgagaaattttccattttagggggcaGGACCTCTGTCAGCCCTCTCTGGCTACGCCCTtaatcacaccaacaaatttaacaaaaaaaaataattgtattaaCATGGagctgaattttaaattttaaaaataaaataactaaattttttaaaataaaaataaataaaatgaatttcaaaattatgaaaaatataggaacctattaacatattttaaccaaaatttaatataacttaAATTGAATTCGGGCATTACATATTGGGGAAAAAAGTAGTTCAGCTCTACGAAAGTTTTTTCAGGTGCAAAGTCCGAACTCGC encodes:
- the LOC107951462 gene encoding 2-oxoisovalerate dehydrogenase subunit alpha 1, mitochondrial, with protein sequence MASWGRRSSGMVHHIKALSKVELRGKAGEMKGGWWRYPLQPGVASALVPRSWPCVNTMASLFLVQRFKSSLPQKQVEDDDDDDQDLDFPGGKVACTSEMKFISGSYDKRIPCYRVLGDDGELIKDGSDFEKVNKELAVKMYRDMVCLQIMDTFLYEAQRQGRISFYMTSFGEEAATISSAAALTKDDIILPQYREQGVLLWRGFTLQEIVNQCFGNKDDGGKGRQMPVHYGSSKHNFVTVSSPIATQLPQAAGMAYSLKMDKKDACVVAFIGDGGTSEGDFHAGLNFAAVMEAPVIFVCRNNGWAISTPTSDQFRSDGVVVKGQAYGIPSIRVDGTDALAVYSAIRAARNMAINEQRPVLVESLAYRVGHHSTSDDSTKYRSLSEIEHWKTGRDPVNRFRKWVELNGWWSERDEADLRSSIKKQLLKAIQVAEGTEKPPLTELFTDVYDLPPSNLVEQEKLLRQTVNKYPHDFPSDVSLH